The Stieleria sp. JC731 genome has a segment encoding these proteins:
- a CDS encoding four helix bundle suffix domain-containing protein gives MSRIRMSGGYRLLASFQTATLIYDSTVWFCERFVETRSRTVDQMVQAARSGRQNIAEGSRASAVSSQTELRLTNVARASLEELLLDYEDFLRHRRMKIWNRDDRQSLLVRSVPKRWKEQNSSPNREITELTDQERWDLYSEWLDNDESEVRANATICLIHQANFLLDRQITQLEESYIKGGGYSEQLAIARLDERQRRSEAPNPGQGSKAKIPECPKCEAPMVLRTARGGQNPGSQFWGCSSYPECKGTVQV, from the coding sequence ATGTCAAGAATTCGCATGAGCGGTGGGTACCGTCTACTGGCATCCTTCCAAACCGCCACTCTTATCTATGATTCCACCGTTTGGTTTTGCGAACGGTTTGTAGAAACTCGATCACGGACTGTTGATCAGATGGTCCAAGCAGCTCGGTCGGGGCGACAAAACATTGCCGAAGGCAGTCGAGCCTCAGCGGTCAGTTCACAAACAGAACTAAGGCTGACGAATGTAGCGAGAGCTAGCTTGGAAGAGCTACTGCTGGATTACGAAGATTTCCTACGGCATCGCCGAATGAAAATCTGGAACCGCGACGACCGGCAATCACTTCTGGTCCGCTCAGTACCAAAACGCTGGAAAGAACAAAACAGTTCTCCCAACCGCGAAATCACTGAGCTAACCGACCAAGAACGCTGGGACCTGTATTCGGAGTGGCTCGACAACGATGAGTCTGAGGTTCGAGCCAACGCAACGATTTGTTTGATCCACCAAGCGAACTTTCTGCTCGATCGACAGATCACCCAGCTTGAAGAGAGCTATATCAAAGGAGGAGGCTACAGCGAACAACTAGCGATTGCCCGATTGGACGAACGACAGCGCCGCAGCGAAGCACCGAATCCAGGGCAGGGGAGCAAGGCGAAAATTCCAGAATGCCCAAAGTGCGAAGCACCAATGGTGTTGAGAACCGCGCGAGGTGGCCAAAATCCGGGATCGCAGTTCTGGGGATGCAGCAGCTATCCAGAATGCAAAGGGACGGTGCAGGTTTGA
- a CDS encoding BBP7 family outer membrane beta-barrel protein: MNAAAEQNSAEQSNRVTWRPVRATKAGQKRAAAKNAGNATKNVQPAAYHPEITEYSDVVIDDSSFGSCDGYGCDAMGCDAMGGGMPRNRIRAPFSNLNYRIQADYLLWSLGGFDLPALVTTSPIGTSAATAGVLNQNGTTVLFGDEEVADDLRSGVRLTLQWDNRCESEGFDLSFTGIFDDNETFRDSRSLLARPVFDTGVGAESALLVSHPDFLSGSISASMESSLYAFDVMRRQRICTAFCDNLDLSFGYRHGRLDESLRMDQQSTFTQAQGPIVSGTSQSLSDLFETENRFHGAQFGLRYQSRYRNGLHLTANGKLAFGVNQAEARIRGTTTTTVPGSGSSTTTGGLLAQATNIGDYDQSDFTLIPEFGITLSTYFDRNLQIGIGYNVMVWTNAIQVEDTIDRNVSQFPPELPTGTQDPSFDFDSGTFVAHGLNFNAVFAF, encoded by the coding sequence ATGAATGCTGCTGCAGAGCAAAACTCAGCAGAGCAATCCAATCGCGTGACTTGGCGGCCGGTCCGAGCGACCAAAGCGGGCCAAAAGCGAGCCGCGGCGAAAAATGCTGGTAATGCGACGAAGAATGTCCAGCCTGCGGCGTATCACCCCGAAATCACCGAATATTCTGATGTCGTGATCGACGATTCATCATTCGGGAGCTGTGATGGATACGGATGTGATGCTATGGGCTGTGATGCGATGGGAGGTGGAATGCCTCGAAATCGCATTCGAGCACCATTTTCGAATTTGAATTACCGGATTCAGGCAGACTATCTACTTTGGTCCTTGGGTGGTTTTGATCTGCCGGCGTTGGTGACGACCAGCCCCATCGGAACCTCTGCAGCTACAGCGGGTGTGTTGAACCAGAATGGAACCACTGTATTATTTGGTGATGAAGAGGTCGCCGACGATTTGCGTTCCGGAGTGCGGTTGACGTTGCAATGGGATAATCGTTGTGAAAGCGAGGGTTTCGATCTGAGCTTTACTGGGATCTTTGATGACAACGAAACATTTCGCGATAGCCGTTCACTATTGGCTCGACCCGTTTTCGATACAGGGGTCGGTGCGGAGTCCGCGTTGCTGGTGTCGCATCCCGATTTTCTTAGCGGCAGCATCAGTGCCAGCATGGAAAGCAGTCTCTATGCATTCGATGTCATGAGGCGGCAGCGGATTTGCACCGCATTTTGTGACAACCTTGATTTGTCATTCGGTTACCGTCATGGACGCTTGGATGAGTCACTTCGGATGGACCAGCAATCCACCTTCACTCAGGCTCAGGGGCCGATTGTTTCGGGGACTTCACAAAGTCTGTCGGATTTATTCGAAACTGAAAATCGTTTTCATGGTGCACAGTTCGGATTGCGGTATCAATCCCGCTACCGAAACGGTTTGCACCTAACAGCCAACGGAAAGCTGGCTTTTGGTGTCAACCAAGCTGAAGCTCGCATCCGAGGCACGACGACGACCACCGTTCCAGGATCGGGTTCATCCACGACCACAGGTGGTCTATTGGCTCAGGCAACCAATATTGGCGACTATGACCAGTCGGACTTCACTTTGATTCCTGAGTTCGGCATCACTCTTTCGACCTATTTTGATCGAAACCTACAGATCGGAATCGGCTACAACGTGATGGTCTGGACGAATGCGATTCAAGTGGAAGACACCATTGATCGCAACGT